From Schizosaccharomyces pombe strain 972h- genome assembly, chromosome: II, the proteins below share one genomic window:
- the spo5 gene encoding meiotic RNA-binding protein 1: protein MNGIITPQKQKQLMSSPSRDPLSTTELSTPTSQTTVDVNDTKKSEGLDSTIILLTPGTSPNATPGSSELGLSKKPNSIKNNTYSTAAQAAYLNRRAADQSTVMTTDPISYANNNINNGTLPQQNAYYANSYYPSYYAQSQAISNNRPGVSGFRPAFNSVAPCYGSQWQTHQSVHPYHVNNTHQYLKPYVQNVYPQMPSLNQPGLHIVNQPTYLAPVPSATVPTNSVSLSMPSFSQGQKNIPAAINQEMSVGTTKENTNYLSQLVGLHPAIPPAIPSMFPMSHDNKKSNMESTSRTRNVYIRGLPPNTSDENLLLYTNRFGKVSSSKAIIDMETNLCKGYGFACFEEEKSALICISAMTLCGYQCSFAKESFSARLQSLQDTESTNLYISNLPLHWNESDISTLFKPSKIISNRVLRDSKEQSRGVGFARMQDRKTAEDIINKFNNFVLDPALPPLQIRFADSTDQKKFKGQTQKRRLWRAREYSVLTKGMTANNAFSKVEEFANNSMPSKVGMYVPLESNTVYQHSPTYDTYGWQSMYPSYSVYPSNYENSRSTTPYHAHPATSAAN from the exons ATGAATGGAATAATTACGcctcaaaaacaaaaacaattaatgTCTTCTCCTTCTCGTGATCCATTATCCACTACCGAATTGTCTACTCCAACAAGTCAAACAACTGTGGATGTCAATGACACGAAAAAAAGTGAAGGATTGGACTCTACAATTATACTATTAACACCAGGAACAAGCCCAAACGCAACGCCTGGTTCTAGCGAGTTAGGGCTTTCCAAGAAGCCAAACAG tataaaaaacaatactTATTCTACAGCAGCACAGGCCGCGTATTTAAATAGGCGTGCTGCTGATCAATCAACCGTTATGACAACCGATCCTATTTCATATGCAAATAACAATATTAATAATGGAACACTGCCACAACAAAACGCCTACTATGCCAACTCTTATTATCCGTCATACTATGCACAGTCACAAGCCATTTCCAACAATCGACCGGGTGTCTCTGGATTCCGTCCTGCATTCAATTCTGTAGCTCCTTGCTATGGTTCACAATGGCAGACTCATCAGTCTGTTCACCCTTATCATGTTAACAATACTCATCAGTATTTAAAACCATATGTTCAGAATG TATATCCTCAAATGCCCTCTTTAAATCAGCCGGGACTTCATATTGTCAATCAACCAACATATCTCGCGCCAGTTCCTTCAGCGACTGTGCCTACGAATTCAGTTTCTCTCTCGATGCCTTCTTTTTCCCAAGggcaaaaaaatattcccGCTGCCATTAATCAAGAAATGAGTGTCGGTACAACAAAGGAGAATACAAATTACCTTTCTCAACTGGTTGGATTGCATCCTGCAATTCCTCCTGCCATTCCCAGCATGTTTCCCATGTCTcatgataataaaaaaagtaacaTGGAAAGCACTTCTCGTACTCGGAATGTTTACATTCGTGGTTTACCTCCCAACACTTCGGATGAAAATTTGTTGCTTTACACCAATCGTTTTGGTAAAGTTAGTAGCAGCAAAGCAATAATTGATATGGAAACGAATTTATGTAAAGGATATGGGTTTGCATGctttgaagaagagaaatCTGCATTGATTTGCATTTCAGCCATGACTTTATGTGGATATCAGTGTTcatttgcaaaagaaagtttCAGTGCACGTCTTCAAAGTCTACAAGACACAGAAAGCACCAATCTGTATATTTCTAATCTTCCTCTTCATTGGAATGAAAGTGATATTTCCACATTGTTTAAACCCAGCAAAATCATATCAAACCGCGTACTTCGTGACTCTAAGGAACAATCTCGAGGTGTTGGGTTTGCTCGTATGCAAGATCGTAAAACGGCTGAAGacataattaataaatttaataacttTGTCTTGGATCCTGCTTTACCCCCATTACAAATCCGTTTTGCTGATTCCACTGATCAGAAGAAGTTTAAAGGTCAGACTCAGAAAAGAAGATTATGGCGTGCTCGTGAATACAGTGTTTTAACTAAGGGAATGACAGCTAATAATGCTTTTTCCAAAGTTGAGGAGTTCGCAAATAACTCTATGCCCTCTAAAGTTGGAATGTATGTGCCATTGGAGTCGAACACAGTCTATCAACATTCACCCACTTATGATACTTACGGTTGGCAAAGTATGTATCCCTCTTATTCCGTTTATCCCTCAAACTATGAAAACAGCAGAAGTACTACGCCATATCATGCCCATCCCGCTACTTCTGCTgctaattaa